TGCTGGATCTTGGGGCCGAGCTTATGGAGCAGTTGGTCGTGGGACTGTCGCCAGGCGAGGAGTTCTTGGTGGACTTTTTCTTGGTCCatttcgagttcgagttgGAAGGCCGGTTCGCGTGCCTCGCGCGTAATGCCGACGGagcggatgaagaggagggcccTGGTAATTACCTGGTCGAGGTGGTTTCTTGCCTCGACCATATCGTTAAAGGCGAGACCTGACTGGATTGTGTCCGATGAGTAGAGCTTCAAAGGGACTAGTGTACGGCCCATGAATGAGGCCTGGAGGTTTAGTCGGATGAATAACTCGCGTAGCTGCTGGTAGAGCTCGCTGGTCCAAGCACCTGCTGGGGAGGTCTGCTCGTGTTTGTAGATGATTCGAacgccggcttcgatatGTTCCAAAGCTTCTTTGCGATTGTTCCTAAGAATCTCCAAACAGACAAAGAGGCAACAGGAAGTCAACGTCAAGTCAACACTTTCGCCTTTTGCGACCGAAAGTGACTTGACCAAACCCTGGATGGACTTGTTGTACTCTTCAAGCACAAACCGCTCTGTTGGACCCGTATCCCCCGACGCTGAAGCAGCCTCTGTGATCTGTAGCCGCGAGTGGATTGCCCCGATAGCAGTCATAGCATGTCTCACACTAGGTTCGTGCTCCCCAAACTGCGGAATGAGATAGGACCACAGCTTGGAGTCATACAATCCCGAAAAGACATGCGAGGTCTTGGTGTAGAAGAAGTCGACATACCGCCGCTCGGTGCGTGTTTCCTGACGCAGGACGAGTCGCTGGTCGGCCTTGAATGTGTCTCTTTCGATCGGCCGGTGTCGCTCATTGATCCGCTGGCGCAGTTGTGTCTGCGAGGCGTTGTCGTAGCCATCGCATTTGCGGCCGGATTTTTGACATTGCGTACACGTCGGCTTTTGCTCATCGCATTTGACGTGCCGGATCCTAGCCTCTGACGATCAGTACTTGTTGCAATTCGTTAGGGTTGTCTGGTGTCCAGAGGACGGACGCACTTGCAAGTGATACAGCCGTTCCGCGACCGGGGCTGGGTTACGCGTCTACTTGTTGCCATTCTTTCAGAAACTTTGGGTTCTCGAAGAGGTGGGGGGAAATAATTTGTTCAGATTCAGAAGAAAGGGTCTGGTTGATAAAgagctgaagaagcccaagcTTCTAGACCCAACTGACTCGTGCTAGACGTTTCGGACCCCAACTTGCGCAATGTCGAGGCTGTGCCCGTTGGCATGCGGCCTTCGACATCCAGTGCCGTTTCCAACTTGCGAACTCGGGGGGCCTAACTGATTCGCCAGTCCGAATTTAATCGGCGAGCCTCAGCTGGATCGGCCAACAAACCGTTTAACGGCCTTAAACTGCGATTCTGGAGAATTGAGGCGGGACTGCAAATTAACCCTCGCAGTGGTTAGTGCCAGGTACCTACATTACTATAAATACAAAGGATTCTGAAAAATATCTAACACAACTTAACAGTAAAGAgtgaagacaaagaaacccCGCTGCCTATCCATTGAGCTCCGCTGGAGGCTTCTGCGAGTCTAGTTCCGAGacgccgttgctgctgcccgTTACATACACGCCGAGAGCAGATTTCCCAGGGGAGCTTGTTTGTGCCGATGAAGAGATCGAGGCCTGCCTCCCCTTCCGTCGCTCCCAAAGAGCCCATGCTACCGATGCCAGAGCAATTACACCAAGAGGCACCCCAACCCCGGCGCCAACTGCGGTTTCATGACACGAGGAAGAGTTCGTTTGCTCTACCGGACATGATGTGTTATTCGGCGAGTCTGGCGAGTCTGGCGAATTCGTTGACGCGTTGAACGACGTGACGTTTCCCAAGAGACCATACCCAGGCACCGCCTCAGCGTTCGGAATCCGAAAGGCATCGCTACCGTCGTAGCACGCTGTTGTCGTATTTGATAAAGCCGCCTCGCCGCAGCAGTACCGAGACACTTTGTTTTTGTAGCTGAAGGTGAAGAGTGCGCAGCCTCCGTCCGGGTTGCAATTAGCTGCGCTCGTTAATATCGGTACTATACGCTGTGTCCTTTGTGGTTTTGGACGATTGGCTCTAGGAAACACTAACCGCAGTACTGTGGGCAGCCCTGGTCCCATTTTTGGTTCGTACAGCTCCCCCGTGACAATGTATATGGCTGTATGGTGGGGCTCAGGCAGAGGCCATTCGACAAGCAGATGGCTCTGTGATCGCAACAAGAGGTGTATTCCTCCCCCGAACAAGGAACGTCGGCCACGGCCAGGATCCCCGATGGAAAATAGCACTTCCGTTCGGACTCGGAGTCGGACATGGCTCAAGACCTGTGGAGTAGGTGTTTATATCTGAGGAAAGGggtttaaaaaaaattatgGCGCTCGTTCGCGCGAACACGGGGCTTCCATCGCTATTAGTACTCTTAACCTGCAAGACCGAATCTGACATTGCCACTTAGCCATCTTATCTGCAGTCTGGAGCTCGGCACGCTGCTTTCAGCCTTTCAGTCCCCTGTCTGAAAAGGGATCAGCACTCACGGGGGCAGTGCGACTTGTGCTACTGTGCTTGACTGGGGCCAAAGGACCGTGTCCATGTGTGCGTTACTGCGTTTGGGTATTTGAACGCACGATCGCCCGTTCCAACTTCCCGATGCCCTGCGATCTTCGTCCTTCAGCTCGATCTCGACCAATCAGTCGGATATCAAATTAAACCAACATGCAGGGTTTCCCAGCCGCACTGCCCGACCAAACCTTCCGATACGAAGACCCTGGTTTgtcgctttcttcgccgACTGGCCTGATATGAGAGTCTCCTGAGGACTTTTTTAATACCCGGTCTCCAGATAATCGGAGTTGAGAATGTTCAGATGACAAATGAAAGCCCGCCGTTGAGTTGCAGGACCAGAGCGCAGGTAGCGAAGGGAACATCCTCGCGGCCTAGATCGGCGCATCTCACTCAGGATGGACTATTCGTTGCTGATAGCTCTAGTCCTGTATGGCCATATGCTGATACTGAGAATACAACGTCCCAGAGGCTATTCTAAATGTTTATCGGAATTCAAATGTATTCCCTCTTTCCAGACAACGCCCGATAAGCAAGATAAAACGCAGTCTGCCGTTGAGCGCGCAATGAATGACGCAATAAGACAAGAATATGGCAAAGACATCACAACAGGAGAATAGGGAGAAGTTAGTGTCTGTATATATTGGCATATAATGTAATCAGACAGACGGCTAAATAAGCACTGttttttatggtcgaacggTAAAATCTATCATTTCGATATATACGAACCCGGATATGAGGTAGTCCAATTACTCAGTTGACGCTCGTcaatatatatgtatatgtacGGTGGAGCAATGGCTACTCCAGGGCATGAGCAATTATATAACCCTCCAAAGCATTGCCATAATGGGCAAAACAAATTGCCCCGAGCGAACTATCTCGTGGGAAGCAGCTAAGATAGATTTGACCAGAATACTGCCATTTCTGTTGAATCGTTCCTTTGGCGGGGCTTAGCCTGGAGGTCTACACCATACCAAGTCTCACCTGGTGACCTGTTCCCAAGAACGTGGGCGAGAACTTAAGCGAGTTGGGCGGTAAAAGTGAATTCATGTCAACTTTGTTGAGAGTCCTTGATTAGCATGGACTGCCATTGTAGTGACACATGTTATTCAAAGTAATCACGAATGCATTTGGATCCGGATAGCTGAATGGGCTCCGACATCTTGCGACTGGTTCGGTGGCAACGCTGTATGATATTGAGCCCAGTCGTATCAGAGTCAGATCATGGAGCTTCAGCTGGACATCAGAAAGGATTTAAGAAAGGATTTAAGGCAGAGGATCTGACAGCGCGGACCGAAGTCTAGAGTAAATAAGCACGCAGATCAGGAATAGAAGACAGGAAGAAAGTGAGAGACAGAGAACGAAAGATGACAGCGCCCAGACCCGCTTTTCGGACATACCGCTGCTCTCTTTTACCTCCGGTCAGCAccatcagcatcaccgcTATAAATTGGCCCCATTTCCGTTTTGCGCCCCTTCTCATTTTTGTCCTTCTGAAAACACATTTTCCCCCCAAAAGCCTACCAGCATGCGTCTCATCCTCACCGGCGCCACGGGCCTAGTCGGCTCCGCAGCCCTAAACCACATCCTCAACCTTCCCAAGGGCGAGATCTCAGCGCTGTACATCCTCAGCCGCAGTCCTGTGCCTATGGCGGAGAACCAGCCCAATGTTACCGTCATCCAACACAAGAACTTCAATGAGTATCCTCCCGACCTCTTGGAGAAACTGAAGGGCGCGGACGGATGCATCTGGGCGCAAGGGATCTCCCAATCTCTTGTTTCCAAAGAGTGAGCTAAACACTGCCCTCTGACGCAAATATATTTGATATATAGGTATTTCTAACTTTCCATGCAGCGAGTATGTTAAAATCACACTCGACTACCCTCTCGCTGCAGCAGAGGCGTTCTCCACGCTCTCGGACTCGTTCAACTTTGTCTACGTGTCTGGGGAAGGTGTATGTATATCCTATTTAAAGCGCTTGCCTTTCTGTCTCCAAATGCCAGAATCAGAATCCCAGCTAAAGATAACATAGGCAACCCAATCTCCCGGCCGATTCACCCCCTTATTTGGGCGCGTCAAGGGACAAGCCGAATCAGCTCTCCTCGAGCTCGCGAAAAAGCACCCTAATCTGAAACCCTATTCCGTGCGCCCGGCCTACGTGGATACGGCGAACGACCCGGAAGTCCTCAAGGCCATGCTGTCTCGGCCGGAGCAGCAAACTTGGAAGGCGAGATCACTTCATACCGTCTTTGGTCCCGTTATGAGGAATGTGTTTACCAGTAGTGATTCGCCGACGCAGTATCTTGGGAAATTCCTGACGGATATGGCGAAAGGTGACGGAAAACCGTTGGGCGAGAACGGGGTTTCTGGGAATGGCAGGATTATCCCGAATGTGGTTTTTCGGAAGCTGGTTGGACTTTGATTTTGGGAGTCTTTCCAGGCTAATTGCGGCTGGGCGTGGTgttttgggtttgggttgggttgggctggtttggtttaattttaagatatacCGACTCTGAAACGTACATGGACTAAATACTAATTTCATAGGGCGCTGTTGATATCCAGCGCGAggtaaataataataatttcaACTTCTTAGGGCTACTCGGAACCGGGCCCATAATACTTATCGTGGCGTGAGTAGCTAGATCTTCTATCAAATCTAGAAAACAATATGTACTCCAGCCCGGTTGAATAGTCTATTCCCAAGGCATGTTTGGAATAACAAACCGAATTTCGGCGGGTTTCGTGGGACTGTCGAGCCATTCTGGcccccatcgccatcatgcAGGGCTGCTGCGGGACTTCCCCGTTGGGTAAAGCTGAGACTGACTCGGCGCAATATTCGCCCACCGGTCTGCCTGTTCCTCCGAGCCCCATTGCTTTATTTATGTATAGCGATTAGCGTCCATCGTCGCGCAACTAGGTAATGGATCTAATCTATTCTATTTCCGCCACGCCCATGCCCCCATCCATTAAACATGCCAAAAAGCCGCCTCACTCGATACCTCGGCTATATCGCCGTTCCAACCCTCGCAGCAGGATATGGCGTGCATCTAGGCCTCACACACTTGGAAACTAAATACCCAGCTCTATCCCCAGAATCAACGGGTAGCAAAGCGCTCCGAATACCACCAAAACCTGGCCAACACTGCGCGTATACCGACATATACGCCGCTCGAGTTCCGCTCCGTGCGCTGGAAGCGCGAGCAAGGAGACACAACGAGAACAGCATAGTCAAGAATGACAGGGATGCGAAAGTCTCACGCGAAGAAATATGGGCGCAGTCGCTATTGTCCTCGCTAATCTTTTGCGTCGAGGGCTCAATTATCGGGCTTTTTGCGAAGGGGGAGTACTCGCCCGGCGACCTTGGCGAGAATGGGTTCTCGCCAATACCTGCGGACCCCAGTGCAGATGGGCAAATCCAACCACGGGTGCTGCTTAACGGTGTTTTGACTGTCCAGCGGGAGCCGGTGTCTTCCGAGCAAGATTCAGATAGTAATGGGCTGCTAGTCTCATGGACAATGGCAGATCCACCGCGGTTGTTTTTTGAGAAGATTGCTCGTTTGGGGTACCCCTGGAGACTTATGTCCGGTGGCCGACATGAGATGAGTGTGTCGGAGCAGTTCGAGGTTGAAGACAAGGGTAGCAGTCTTGACAAGCTCGTGGAGGTTCGCTTTGCTTCATCCCATGATTATGAAATTGTGGAGGCTGAAGGGGGGTTGGCGCAACAGAAGCTTTTACCTGCGTGGTCGATCCGGATGCATCGCGGGTACGCTCGGTTGATTCTTGATCGCGCCGTGAGAGAACTGGAGAGCGAGCTTAACGATGAGAAATGAAACTGGCCTCCATATTCGACAACCTGCGCCGCAAAAGATGCGAGATTCGAACCCGTCGCCGAAACCTTAGACACTCTCGACGTTATAGCGAAACAACCTTCATGCGGAAGCGTTGCGGGCGAATAAACTGAATCACTCTCCGTTACTCGTGGTCAGAAACCGACTCTGTACTGGTTAGACCTGTGCAAGGCTACGGTGGATTTGACGTCGGATGCGGAGGCTTCGATGCAGTCGAGGATTCCTTGGGCTGTATTAGTACAGGATGGATGCACTTTACCGAGTTTTATATCAGATTGTGTATGATTGAATCAAGCCTTGTTCTAGCTCATATCGAAATGAGCGTTCTCCCATTATTGTTTTTGAAGCGGTGAGTTTTGAGATATAATGGCATTGATACTGGAGAATAGACTGGTTTCAGTATTAAATGGAAGAGGATCATCGATTGTAGCCATGAAGGGAAATGGAAGACTCAACTGTCATGTAAGTTCGAAGTTGAGGGAAATTTAACATTGTAAGAGAGAGAACCCGACTCCGACCCATTGTCAGTCTGTCTACTTCCATTCCCGAATATTGGTTTACTGGGATAAGGGGTTTATTGCACAGTAGCAGACGCGCCCTTTGTGAGTAATAGGATTACACACCTAAACCACAGTATCTTGCTAGATTTTGCATTatccttttttatttctatgGACCACGAATGGTGCTAGACCAAAGTGCCACCAACTTTAACGAATGAAAGCCGTGATGGCTGTTAAGTATCCCAATATGGGACCAATATCAACTAATTCCAATCAATCTGTCGTTTGGGGGGACTAGGACTATCACCGTTAGTGGGCTAACCATTACCTGGCAGGTAGTTGAATGATTGTAAAGTAGTGCTTACCGGGGAAGTAGATGGGTTCATTGAAGACTTCACTGTCGACGAAGACTTATTTCCAGTCGAGGAGTTGATTGCCGTTGACGGCCGAGTCGTCACGGTTTCAAAACCAAGGCTagacgatgaaggagcgTCGCTCCCAGAACTAGAAATCGGTGCTTCGACACAGACCTCGTAATTTGGTATTATATTGCGACATACTCCCTATTTGTCAACGACGTCGGGGTTCCAGGCCGTGAATTGTGTGAGGGTAATTCCATTCTTTTTGATAATGCTGGAGCAGGTATCACCCCTACGATGAATGTTAGTTAGGGTGCCAGGTAATGTTCTCAAGGTGTCTATCTTCGGGACTTAACCTACTTCAAGACAGGCCAGAACCAAGTGCATGATTCTATAATGTTTGGTTGGCGAGGGAACAGAGTTGGCATCGCTGTTGGGAAAGGCTCTGTGCGTGTTGTTGGTGTGTCGGGTACTGCTACGCAATACCATTTATCAACCTTAATAGTAGAGCAGGTCAGAACTACCACTATATTAAGTTGAGGGGTGGACGGCACGTACCTGCATTAAAGAACAGTCCTCGCGCACAGAAGGGTTCCAACTGATGAACTCTTTTGTCGAGAAGGTGCCGAACTTGAGAGAGATATAGATACATGTATCTGGTTCGCGTGCCCTGTACCAAGCAGTACATTCTTTGACTGTGTCGGTGCTGATTGGGGATGGCACAGTGGTCACTGTTGGTGGCATAGGCTCTTGGCCCCTCGGAAAAGCTGCAACGCAGTAATAGTAGCCGGCTGAAATTCCGGAGCAATCATACTTCAAACCGGGATTCCAGTCGTGAAGCTTCTTCTCAGTAAGGTGGTAGAACCGCTCGATTATCGTCGCGCAGGTATCAGTCTAAACGGAGAATGGTTTGTTAGCTCCTAaatgaagaaaaaacaaTGGAATAAGCAGTACCTTATTGGCCTGGTAATAATTCTGGCAGTCTTTGGCGAGTCCATTTTGGGTCGGAGAAGGCATCCAAGTGGTTGAATTTGTGGGGAATACTGTGGATGTGTGATTCGTAGGCTCAGGCACTGTGGTTGTAGTACCAATATCAGGAGGGTAGTAGGTGAACGTGGTATTTAGTGGCTGGCCGACGCACACCCAGTAGCCGACGAAGGGGAATGCACAGTCCTCGGCAAGGCCTGGATTCCACTCTAGTCTGTGACATGGTAAGTATATCATCGGAAATACGGGGATGATACTTACAGCTGTTCAGGGCTCACCCATACGGCATAGCGAGCCTGAATTGTGTCGCAGGTAtcaccaacagcaacacGATGCCATCTGTTACACCCTTCCGGATTCCCGGGTTGTGTGTGTGTTGGGGGCCATGTGTCATTCCTACTAGTAGGGGGAGGCGGGGTGTACGTCGTGATGGGATTAGTTGTTGAGTATGATCCAGTGGGGTCGAGGTGGGTAGAGCTGGAAGGTGTTGGCGAGCCAGAAGGAATCAAAGGACTAGAAGAACCAGACGCACCAGACGTTGATGAGCCAGAGGAAGTCGATGTGGTAGAAGTGGTGGCACTACCAGTGACTGTCTCTTAgtgttggcggcggtggtggtctcCTTGGTTGTTGTCTGTGGTACTGACGCTGGTAGTTTTGGTGCTGGTAgtgggaggagctggagggttgGGCGGTTTTCCAACACCCACACAATACGAGTAGTTTTCCCAGGTTCTTCTCACAATTCTTATCCAAGTCTGGGTTCCATTTGAAGAAATCTGGCAAAGAGATATTGAACAAATGCACTATCTTGTCGCACGTGTCGCCACGCTTGGCAGGGAACCAAGCAACGCAGTTTTTGACTGTTCCAGGACGAGTTGCCTGGGACGGAGAGGTCTCTGAGGGTGGTATATCTTTTGCATCAGCACGATCTTGGATGATCGTAGCAAAAGCGCAGGTGAAAAGCAGGAGCAGCGTTAAGTAGTGCCTAAACATAGTGGAAATGACCATAACATTTACTCAAGGCTGTTCCAGTTCTTCCAGGGATGGTCTGTTTTATCTTATAACAGCTCAAAAATGGAGTTTAGGGAGTAGGGAAAAGGGGAAAGAGGGTGGAGAAAGTGAGAGCAACTCGGAATAATCGGACAGTTACCATCTTAGCTGGAGACATAGAACAAAGTGAGGTGAATTTGTCTATCAATAATAGTTATGGATGCTATGACTATCATGCAAGGGCCTTCAGAAGCAAGCAAACATGCAATGCAGGTTTCATAAGCCTATCCACAAGAGGTAGCACCAGTTTCTGTGCAAGCAATCATAGACGCTAGATTATCAACATGAATACAATGAGCTTGAGTTTAAGCAATCACTGTACATGACAGATGTAGATGTGAAAATATGCTAGCAACCCTGAGAGCTGTGCAGATGTGGTGGTGATTTGCAATGACATACATTCTTCGCTGGAATCAATTTGCAGTTGCAGAGGCCAACGACATTTCAAGATGTAAATCCAGAATAAGACAGATGCAAGAGTTCCAGCCTCAATAAAAAAGAAGTGTGAGAAGAGAGGTACAAAGGGGGTCTTCAAATCATGAGGTAACCCAATGGGCACAGGCACGTAGCCAGGATAGGAACAAAGGAAATCAGGATAAGGAAAGATACAGGTGGCAAATAAACGAGAATGGCCAAAGAACGAATACGCCCTGCCGATGCAAAATCATCAGAAACACGGTGGCCCAACCACATTTCAAAGGTAAAGTTCAAAGGATAAGGTGATGGGGTGGACCATGAGTTACACGGCTCCTGTCATGTGGTCGCCGCGCCGCGACCAGCCTCCTGAGGTTGGAGCTGCGGGCGTAGGTGCGGCACGGAATGGTAGGGCCGTGCTCTGTAGGGGCATTCGCGAATTTGTATTGTGAGAGCTCGCTGAACGAGAACCGAGAGAAGGCCGTAGGGACTGATCCGTGGTGGAGCTTGTATCGCCTAGGGGAGTTCGAGAGGGGCGACGAGCCGACCGATTTTCATCCTGCCTCGATTCAAGAGATAGGTGTTCCAACGAGACTGGTGGAGAGCGAGTTGGCCGCGAAGGGAAATAGGAAGAATTTGAAGGGACGTTTTGCCGCTGCTGAGAGGAGCCGTGGTCGACATTGAGAGGAACTTCTCCGGTTGCGGAACGCGAGGACTTGCTAGACACTGACTTTTGTGCATGGACAGGAGATGGGGCCTTGGGCTGGCCAGGCGATGGAGTATCTTTGCTTTCCTTCAGGGATTTCGGTGCGGGGGGTGCTAAGTAGGATTTTCGGTTGTGCCGTTCCATCATGCTGATTGCCCACTCTTGGAGGTCAACAGGTGTTCGCTTGGCGGCTTGTAGGAACGCATCTTTCTCCTAAATCATGGGTCAGTACATAAAGAGCTGCGGAAGGAAGAGGGCCACGAACGTATAGCTCGAGAGGGGTCGGTCGTTCTTCGGACTTCTTCAGCAAACATTTTGCAACAAACTCGTGCAGAACCGGCGGGAAAGCGTCGCTCCTGGGAAGTTTGGGGGCAGGCTCGTGAACAATTTGCTGTAGAAGGTCCAAAATT
The nucleotide sequence above comes from Aspergillus puulaauensis MK2 DNA, chromosome 3, nearly complete sequence. Encoded proteins:
- a CDS encoding Zn(II)2Cys6 transcription factor (COG:S;~EggNog:ENOG410PQV8;~InterPro:IPR036864,IPR021858,IPR001138;~PFAM:PF00172,PF11951;~go_function: GO:0000981 - DNA-binding transcription factor activity, RNA polymerase II-specific [Evidence IEA];~go_function: GO:0008270 - zinc ion binding [Evidence IEA];~go_process: GO:0006355 - regulation of transcription, DNA-templated [Evidence IEA]); amino-acid sequence: MATSRRVTQPRSRNGCITCKIRHVKCDEQKPTCTQCQKSGRKCDGYDNASQTQLRQRINERHRPIERDTFKADQRLVLRQETRTERRYVDFFYTKTSHVFSGLYDSKLWSYLIPQFGEHEPSVRHAMTAIGAIHSRLQITEAASASGDTGPTERFVLEEYNKSIQGLVKSLSVAKGESVDLTLTSCCLFVCLEILRNNRKEALEHIEAGVRIIYKHEQTSPAGAWTSELYQQLRELFIRLNLQASFMGRTLVPLKLYSSDTIQSGLAFNDMVEARNHLDQVITRALLFIRSVGITREAREPAFQLELEMDQEKVHQELLAWRQSHDQLLHKLGPKIQQPELCASLLQRIYYYAAIIWTSVALVRSEDAYDNFTAEFQSMIFHTEQLLQINPSFGNSKTHISESQPSFSLEGGIIAPVYLVACRCRHPSIRRRAQNILSNYPSREGMWDARLHAEIAKLVIQIEESQCAVPPTSERDIGSLARVYEEVQMKLERSNPTQVVIYTKPDGVDGPWKITSTMVDW
- a CDS encoding putative nucleoside-diphosphate-sugar epimerases (COG:S;~EggNog:ENOG410PMPG;~InterPro:IPR036291), producing the protein MRLILTGATGLVGSAALNHILNLPKGEISALYILSRSPVPMAENQPNVTVIQHKNFNEYPPDLLEKLKGADGCIWAQGISQSLVSKDEYVKITLDYPLAAAEAFSTLSDSFNFVYVSGEGATQSPGRFTPLFGRVKGQAESALLELAKKHPNLKPYSVRPAYVDTANDPEVLKAMLSRPEQQTWKARSLHTVFGPVMRNVFTSSDSPTQYLGKFLTDMAKGDGKPLGENGVSGNGRIIPNVVFRKLVGL
- a CDS encoding uncharacterized protein (COG:M;~EggNog:ENOG410Q2HB;~TransMembrane:2 (i9-28o99-121i)); this encodes MPKSRLTRYLGYIAVPTLAAGYGVHLGLTHLETKYPALSPESTGSKALRIPPKPGQHCAYTDIYAARVPLRALEARARRHNENSIVKNDRDAKVSREEIWAQSLLSSLIFCVEGSIIGLFAKGEYSPGDLGENGFSPIPADPSADGQIQPRVLLNGVLTVQREPVSSEQDSDSNGLLVSWTMADPPRLFFEKIARLGYPWRLMSGGRHEMSVSEQFEVEDKGSSLDKLVEKLLPAWSIRMHRGYARLILDRAVRELESELNDEK
- a CDS encoding LysM peptidoglycan-binding domain-containing protein (CAZy:CBM50;~COG:S;~EggNog:ENOG410PUY9;~InterPro:IPR018392,IPR036779;~PFAM:PF01476;~SECRETED:SignalP(1-17)), which gives rise to MFRHYLTLLLLFTCAFATIIQDRADAKDIPPSETSPSQATRPGTVKNCVAWFPAKRGDTCDKIVHLFNISLPDFFKWNPDLDKNCEKNLGKLLVLCGCWKTAQPSSSSHYQHQNYQLTGSATTSTTSTSSGSSTSGASGSSSPLIPSGSPTPSSSTHLDPTGSYSTTNPITTYTPPPPTSRNDTWPPTHTQPGNPEGCNRWHRVAVGDTCDTIQARYAVWVSPEQLLEWNPGLAEDCAFPFVGYWVCVGQPLNTTFTYYPPDIGTTTTVPEPTNHTSTVFPTNSTTWMPSPTQNGLAKDCQNYYQANKTDTCATIIERFYHLTEKKLHDWNPGLKYDCSGISAGYYYCVAAFPRGQEPMPPTVTTVPSPISTDTVKECTAWYRAREPDTCIYISLKFGTFSTKEFISWNPSVREDCSLMQVDKWYCVAVPDTPTTRTEPFPTAMPTLFPRQPNIIESCTWFWPVLKGDTCSSIIKKNGITLTQFTAWNPDVVDK